In one bacterium genomic region, the following are encoded:
- the ispF gene encoding 2-C-methyl-D-erythritol 2,4-cyclodiphosphate synthase yields the protein MIRTGIGFDIHRFATGRKLILGGVEIPSPEGLDGHSDADVLCHALADALLGSLADGDIGQHFPNTDPKWKDADSVELLRHVVGRIKAKGFRVVNVDAVITAERPKVMPFAARMRACLAPVLDVTIDDVSIKATTMEGLGAIGRAEGVAVMAVATVETVEK from the coding sequence ATGATTCGCACGGGCATAGGCTTTGATATTCACCGGTTCGCGACGGGTCGGAAACTCATCCTGGGTGGTGTCGAGATCCCTTCGCCGGAGGGGCTTGATGGGCATTCGGATGCGGATGTGCTTTGTCATGCCTTGGCTGATGCCCTGTTGGGCTCACTCGCGGATGGGGATATCGGGCAGCATTTCCCCAACACCGATCCGAAATGGAAGGACGCAGACAGTGTTGAGCTCCTCCGTCATGTAGTGGGGCGCATCAAGGCGAAGGGATTTCGTGTGGTAAATGTGGATGCCGTGATTACGGCCGAACGCCCGAAGGTAATGCCCTTTGCCGCCCGGATGCGGGCGTGTCTGGCCCCAGTGCTGGACGTAACGATAGATGACGTTTCCATAAAGGCTACAACAATGGAAGGTCTCGGAGCCATTGGTCGGGCTGAGGGGGTTGCCGTGATGGCTGTGGCAACTGTGGAGACAGTGGAGAAATGA
- the aspS gene encoding aspartate--tRNA ligase, producing the protein MHQYRTHNCGELKLDHVAQTVRLSGWVFRKRDHGQLLFIDLRDHYGQTQVVITPERSFFEECQKVRPESVITVTGTVVARSQDTINEGLPTGKIEVLAETIIVESLAEPLPFQITIEEDGPEETRLKYRFLDLRRDRLHKNILLRSQIIASLRRRMIGHGFTEFQTPILTSSSPEGARDYLVPSRVHPGKFYALPQAPQQFKQLLMVAGFDRYFQIAPCFRDEDARADRSPGEFYQLDMEMSFVTQDDVFAVVEDVIHGVFTEFSKVTNDKPPFERIPYATSMVQYGTDKPDLRIPIVIQDVSDVFRVSKFNAFRSVVEKGGVVRAIPVKGIADKPRSFFDKLVEYAQSLGSKGLAYLVWEGGVIKGPILKFLSEDELKALAARANMTDGDVMFFISDVAKVANKICGDLRIKLGRDLDLIPKGVNRFCWIVDFPMFEYDEETRSIAFSHNPFSMPQGGMSALCEKDPLDILAYQYDIVCNGVELSSGAIRNHSPDVMYKAFTIAGYPPEEVDRRFGGMINAFKLGAPPHGGIAPGVDRMVMLLAGESNIREVIAFPMNQKAQDLMMNAPNTVMDKQLRELHLKLDLPKEKKEEAKPVA; encoded by the coding sequence ATGCATCAATATAGAACACATAACTGTGGTGAGCTTAAGCTTGACCATGTGGCTCAAACCGTTCGGCTGTCCGGGTGGGTGTTCCGGAAGCGGGATCATGGCCAACTGCTATTTATCGATTTGCGTGATCATTACGGACAAACTCAGGTAGTGATCACGCCCGAGCGCTCCTTTTTTGAAGAGTGCCAGAAGGTGCGGCCCGAGAGTGTCATTACGGTGACTGGTACGGTGGTGGCCAGAAGTCAGGATACGATTAACGAAGGGCTGCCGACGGGTAAAATTGAAGTGCTCGCGGAAACGATCATTGTCGAAAGCCTCGCGGAGCCTTTGCCGTTCCAGATTACCATTGAGGAGGACGGCCCTGAGGAGACCCGGTTGAAATATCGTTTTCTCGATCTCCGGCGTGACCGTTTGCATAAAAACATCCTGCTCCGTTCCCAGATTATTGCCAGTTTGCGTCGTCGTATGATCGGGCATGGATTCACGGAATTTCAGACTCCGATTCTGACCAGTAGTTCACCGGAGGGTGCGCGCGATTATCTGGTTCCCAGCCGTGTTCATCCGGGGAAGTTTTATGCGTTACCCCAGGCACCTCAACAGTTTAAGCAACTGCTCATGGTGGCGGGTTTTGATCGGTATTTCCAGATCGCACCCTGCTTCCGCGATGAAGATGCGCGGGCGGATCGTTCGCCAGGCGAGTTTTATCAGCTCGATATGGAAATGTCGTTTGTCACGCAGGATGATGTTTTTGCCGTGGTTGAGGATGTGATCCATGGGGTGTTTACTGAATTTTCGAAAGTGACCAATGACAAGCCGCCGTTTGAGCGCATTCCGTATGCAACCTCCATGGTGCAGTACGGGACCGATAAACCCGATTTGCGTATTCCTATCGTGATTCAGGACGTCTCGGATGTTTTCCGCGTATCCAAGTTTAATGCCTTTCGCTCGGTTGTGGAGAAGGGGGGAGTAGTCCGGGCTATTCCTGTCAAGGGGATTGCCGATAAGCCTCGCAGTTTCTTCGACAAGTTGGTCGAGTATGCCCAGTCATTAGGGTCAAAGGGTCTGGCCTACCTGGTTTGGGAGGGGGGCGTCATCAAAGGTCCCATCTTGAAGTTCTTGTCTGAGGACGAACTGAAGGCGTTGGCCGCGCGTGCCAATATGACTGACGGGGATGTGATGTTTTTCATCAGTGATGTGGCCAAGGTCGCGAACAAGATCTGCGGTGATCTCCGGATCAAGTTGGGGCGTGATCTGGATCTCATTCCAAAGGGCGTCAATCGCTTCTGTTGGATTGTTGATTTCCCGATGTTTGAGTATGATGAGGAAACCAGAAGTATCGCTTTCTCGCATAATCCGTTTTCCATGCCGCAGGGCGGTATGAGTGCGCTGTGCGAAAAAGATCCGCTGGATATTCTGGCTTACCAGTATGACATCGTTTGTAACGGTGTTGAACTCTCCAGTGGGGCGATACGGAATCATAGTCCGGACGTGATGTATAAGGCATTTACTATCGCGGGCTATCCTCCGGAGGAAGTAGATCGTCGATTTGGTGGTATGATCAATGCCTTCAAGTTGGGTGCGCCGCCTCATGGTGGGATTGCGCCTGGTGTGGATCGTATGGTGATGCTGTTGGCAGGCGAAAGCAATATTCGTGAAGTTATCGCTTTCCCCATGAACCAGAAGGCGCAGGATTTGATGATGAATGCGCCGAATACGGTTATGGATAAGCAGCTTCGTGAGCTCCATCTTAAGCTGGATCTACCGAAAGAGAAAAAGGAAGAAGCAAAGCCGGTGGCTTGA
- a CDS encoding L,D-transpeptidase family protein: protein MSGLERVDRPRRWPRMLVVGGLAVGVIGLAGWFHFRNSGAVVEQDSTLETLSSSSNILENADVSSNEQNVSDVPVVTGATVSVTGIPATVSASVPGLVVESAATVAAEADELLVAEKKDVARERYLAALAAHPEGALRATIEGKLGKLNVEMIRLPWTMAEKQEYVVQTNDAVKIIARKFGTTVEMIVKGNELKRPDIIRPGQRLKVFSGKMEIVVSKSRHDLLLSANGRFFKRYQVATGRYEKTPVGTFSIVERIPEPPWHRDDGKVIPFGDKENILGTRWMAIKATGVTPEIRGYGIHGTWDNASIGKSESAGCIRLRNEDVEELFEMVPVGTSVIIEE from the coding sequence ATGAGTGGATTAGAACGAGTGGATCGGCCGCGTCGTTGGCCTCGGATGTTGGTCGTGGGGGGACTTGCTGTCGGGGTGATCGGTTTGGCGGGCTGGTTCCATTTTCGGAATTCAGGTGCTGTTGTGGAGCAGGACAGCACACTGGAAACGCTCAGTTCATCCAGTAACATACTGGAAAATGCAGATGTTTCTTCCAATGAGCAGAATGTCAGCGACGTGCCTGTTGTGACAGGGGCCACGGTATCAGTAACTGGTATTCCTGCTACCGTGTCTGCCAGCGTACCGGGACTGGTGGTTGAAAGTGCTGCTACTGTTGCGGCTGAAGCCGATGAACTGCTTGTTGCTGAAAAAAAGGATGTCGCCCGTGAGCGATATCTTGCAGCATTGGCCGCCCATCCGGAGGGGGCTTTGCGCGCTACCATTGAAGGAAAATTGGGCAAACTGAATGTCGAGATGATCCGGTTGCCTTGGACCATGGCCGAAAAACAGGAATACGTGGTGCAGACGAATGACGCCGTCAAAATTATTGCCCGAAAATTCGGTACAACGGTCGAGATGATTGTAAAAGGGAACGAGCTGAAACGTCCTGACATTATCCGGCCCGGTCAGCGACTGAAGGTATTTTCGGGTAAGATGGAAATTGTGGTGAGCAAATCCCGTCATGATTTGCTCTTGTCTGCCAATGGGCGGTTTTTCAAGCGGTATCAGGTGGCGACCGGACGATATGAAAAGACGCCGGTGGGAACATTCAGCATTGTTGAACGCATCCCTGAACCCCCGTGGCACCGTGATGATGGCAAAGTCATTCCCTTTGGCGATAAGGAGAATATCCTTGGAACTCGCTGGATGGCGATCAAGGCCACGGGTGTGACCCCTGAAATCAGGGGGTATGGTATTCATGGAACCTGGGATAATGCCTCGATCGGGAAATCGGAAAGTGCCGGCTGTATTCGACTGCGAAATGAGGATGTTGAAGAACTTTTCGAGATGGTGCCAGTGGGAACCTCAGTCATTATTGAAGAGTAA
- a CDS encoding HIT family protein, producing the protein MNHDCVFCKIVKGEIPCTRLYEDNDVLAFMDIGPVVKGHSLVIPKAHHNPLMDTPPEILQKLITVVQRIAQAQMKGLHADGINVSQANGKVAGQVVPHIHFHIIPRFTTDDYHGNWIPGKYASQQELHDYADRIRQAIQ; encoded by the coding sequence ATGAATCATGATTGTGTTTTTTGCAAGATCGTAAAAGGAGAGATTCCCTGCACCCGCCTATACGAGGATAACGATGTTCTGGCGTTTATGGACATTGGCCCCGTTGTCAAAGGCCATTCGCTCGTCATCCCAAAGGCCCATCATAATCCCTTGATGGATACTCCGCCTGAAATCCTCCAAAAACTGATTACCGTAGTTCAACGAATTGCCCAAGCCCAGATGAAGGGGCTTCACGCCGACGGCATCAACGTTTCACAAGCCAATGGTAAAGTGGCGGGCCAAGTCGTGCCTCACATCCATTTCCATATCATCCCCCGTTTCACTACCGACGATTATCATGGGAACTGGATCCCCGGGAAATACGCCAGCCAGCAGGAGCTCCATGACTACGCAGACCGTATCCGACAAGCAATCCAATAG
- a CDS encoding Minf_1886 family protein, giving the protein MKRLNFEEAMRVILKEDTRYPLEAYVFLRLALDFTIRTLNKPTHGPSRHITGQELLDGIRLYALQEFGPITRTVLEAWGITRTEDFGNLVFNLVNHGVLGKTEQDKQEDFANVYSFQMAFTDPFLPSSLKKSVKPIKRKRPPRTKSKEPS; this is encoded by the coding sequence ATGAAACGCCTTAATTTCGAAGAAGCTATGCGGGTGATCCTGAAAGAAGACACCCGCTATCCACTAGAGGCTTACGTTTTCCTGCGCCTCGCCCTGGATTTCACAATCCGCACCCTGAATAAACCAACCCATGGCCCGTCGCGCCACATCACGGGCCAGGAACTCCTTGATGGCATCCGTCTTTATGCCCTTCAGGAATTCGGCCCCATCACCCGAACCGTGCTTGAGGCCTGGGGCATTACCCGTACCGAGGATTTCGGCAACCTGGTCTTCAACCTTGTAAATCACGGGGTACTTGGGAAAACCGAGCAGGACAAGCAAGAGGATTTCGCCAATGTCTATTCATTCCAGATGGCCTTCACTGATCCTTTTCTCCCCTCATCGCTAAAAAAATCTGTCAAACCCATAAAACGCAAGCGTCCACCGCGCACCAAATCAAAGGAGCCCTCATGA
- a CDS encoding pitrilysin family protein has product MTRKFCRLFTVVYGLFILTSPAADKTGDSALTTLKQSNDRIETFSLDNGMTLLTKEDHSAPVVSIQIWVGSGSIHEGNLLGGGLSHYVEHMVFKGTPTKKPGEIAKTIIGLGGELNAYTSLDRTVFFTDIPSRNWKTGLNTLADAVINASFPEDEWQREKEVILREFSMGEDNPGRQIQELLFHTAYTVHPYRLPVIGLSDIFKSITREGLLDYYHRRYVPDNMVAVIVGDINAQEAKDTLIKAFTGFARKPNPPVFIPAEPSQTAPRYVRKAGPYKISRLMVAFHTVALSDKDAPALELLASITGGSQSSRLVQDIKENRKLVHDINVSSFTMRDPGLFVIGAELDPTRESEVLDAINTTTATWAKTRFSKEEIEKARRIMLVGELSRLQTMHGQASSYAEGQLFMDDPRYSEAYLARLQSVTPADLQEVARKYLQPGNRVTVVLGPELASSATLPAAMNQPSEVIKKTLSTGIPLIVREDHRLPFVYICAAFLGGVITETEDNNGITQLMSELLTRGTLNRTASEIASTLEQQGIELSPFAGNNSFGLRGQSLSGNANLLLDVMFDCLGESSFPTNEINKQKTIQLAAIEARKEQPMQVAREALDAMIFAGHPYRLPLIGKEKSVAKLDQTAIRDYYRRQLVTGNMGLSIFGDITAKDAVMLAEKYTHRIRRDLAPARLTVTPKPSLPARMEILEPREQCIVLFGFPGAGMADSRRDSLLLLENAMSGMSSHLFETVREKRGLAYYASTTQRVGIDTGSFTIYAGTRADALPEVEKLFYAEIERVATKGLDPAEIDRARNMVIAEHEMGLQDNGNLAMVCSLNELYQLGFDHEFTTRKRIEAITPDQIRHAAASILSTNKLAISIVLPQTGGKTLPSPH; this is encoded by the coding sequence ATGACCCGAAAGTTCTGTCGTCTTTTCACAGTAGTCTATGGTTTATTCATTCTCACCTCCCCAGCAGCCGATAAAACCGGTGATTCGGCCCTCACCACCTTGAAACAATCTAATGACCGTATCGAGACCTTCAGTCTGGATAATGGCATGACCTTGTTAACCAAGGAAGACCACTCTGCACCAGTCGTCTCCATTCAAATCTGGGTGGGTTCCGGCTCGATTCACGAGGGTAATCTTCTCGGGGGCGGCCTGTCCCACTACGTCGAACATATGGTGTTCAAAGGCACCCCGACCAAAAAACCTGGAGAGATCGCCAAAACCATCATCGGACTCGGCGGGGAATTGAACGCCTATACCAGTCTGGATCGAACCGTTTTTTTCACCGACATTCCCTCTCGCAACTGGAAAACAGGCCTGAACACCCTCGCAGATGCCGTAATCAATGCCTCTTTTCCGGAAGATGAATGGCAGCGTGAAAAAGAGGTTATTCTCCGGGAGTTCAGCATGGGTGAGGATAATCCCGGCCGCCAGATTCAAGAATTGCTTTTCCATACCGCTTACACGGTTCACCCTTACCGCTTGCCCGTCATCGGCCTCAGTGACATCTTTAAATCCATCACCCGCGAGGGCCTTCTGGATTACTATCACCGGCGCTATGTGCCTGACAACATGGTCGCCGTAATCGTGGGGGATATCAACGCACAGGAAGCCAAGGATACCTTGATCAAGGCCTTTACCGGCTTTGCCCGAAAACCGAACCCTCCTGTATTTATCCCGGCAGAGCCCTCCCAGACGGCGCCCCGTTATGTTCGTAAAGCCGGTCCCTATAAAATCTCCCGCCTGATGGTGGCCTTCCACACAGTCGCCCTTTCCGATAAGGATGCTCCTGCCCTTGAACTTCTCGCCTCCATCACCGGCGGCAGCCAGAGTTCGCGCCTCGTACAGGACATCAAAGAAAACCGCAAACTCGTTCACGACATTAATGTCTCTTCCTTCACCATGCGCGATCCCGGACTTTTTGTGATAGGCGCAGAACTCGACCCCACCAGGGAATCCGAAGTGCTGGATGCCATCAATACCACTACGGCCACATGGGCCAAAACCCGTTTCTCAAAGGAAGAAATTGAAAAGGCACGCCGGATCATGCTGGTAGGCGAACTCTCCCGCTTACAAACAATGCACGGCCAGGCGTCAAGTTATGCCGAAGGCCAGTTATTCATGGATGATCCCCGATATTCTGAAGCCTATCTGGCACGACTCCAATCTGTTACACCCGCAGACCTTCAGGAAGTAGCCCGCAAATACCTGCAACCCGGAAACCGGGTGACTGTCGTACTTGGTCCGGAACTAGCCTCTTCAGCCACACTCCCTGCGGCAATGAATCAACCCTCGGAAGTCATTAAGAAGACTCTTTCCACCGGCATCCCCCTCATCGTGCGGGAAGACCACCGGCTCCCTTTTGTTTATATCTGCGCCGCCTTCCTTGGCGGAGTGATCACTGAAACTGAAGATAACAACGGCATCACCCAGCTCATGTCGGAACTCCTGACTCGAGGAACCCTGAATCGGACTGCATCCGAAATTGCCTCTACACTTGAACAGCAAGGAATCGAGCTCTCCCCCTTCGCTGGCAATAACAGTTTCGGACTCCGCGGTCAGTCGCTTTCCGGTAATGCCAATCTCCTATTGGACGTCATGTTTGACTGTCTCGGCGAATCCTCGTTTCCCACCAACGAGATCAATAAGCAAAAAACCATTCAGCTGGCAGCCATTGAGGCACGAAAAGAACAGCCCATGCAAGTGGCTCGCGAGGCATTGGATGCGATGATCTTTGCAGGCCATCCTTACCGTTTGCCTTTAATAGGTAAAGAGAAGTCAGTAGCCAAACTTGACCAGACTGCCATCCGGGACTACTACCGGCGTCAGTTGGTTACAGGAAACATGGGCCTATCCATCTTTGGGGATATCACCGCCAAAGATGCCGTGATGCTGGCAGAAAAGTACACCCACCGCATTCGCCGTGATCTCGCCCCTGCCCGACTGACCGTAACTCCCAAGCCGTCCCTCCCTGCCCGGATGGAGATCCTCGAGCCTCGCGAACAGTGCATTGTTCTTTTTGGATTTCCGGGTGCGGGCATGGCAGATTCCCGCCGTGATTCCTTATTGCTGCTGGAAAACGCCATGAGCGGCATGTCCTCGCATCTCTTTGAAACCGTACGCGAAAAACGTGGTCTGGCCTATTACGCAAGTACCACCCAAAGAGTGGGAATTGACACGGGTTCGTTTACTATTTATGCAGGGACACGTGCGGATGCCCTACCCGAAGTTGAAAAGCTCTTCTATGCTGAAATAGAGCGAGTGGCCACGAAAGGTCTGGATCCAGCCGAAATTGACCGCGCCCGCAACATGGTGATTGCGGAACATGAGATGGGCCTGCAGGACAATGGCAATCTGGCCATGGTTTGCTCGCTCAACGAACTCTATCAACTCGGTTTTGACCATGAATTCACGACCCGGAAACGCATAGAAGCCATCACCCCTGACCAGATACGCCATGCCGCGGCCTCCATCCTCTCAACCAACAAGCTGGCCATTTCTATCGTCCTGCCCCAAACAGGCGGAAAGACTTTACCATCTCCACATTGA
- a CDS encoding RNA methyltransferase: MLKPLLITSLQNPRVKAVVGLRQRSDRDEHGEMIIEGYRELKRALDNKHLPKALFICPDFFMGTNEPALIEQCRQAGAELFECTMPVFEKISYRDRPEGLLAIAPQVRWSLSDLVLPANPLLVVAEAIEKPGNLGTILRSADAAGVHAVIICDRCTDINNPNVVRASTGTLFAIPVVEATSDEVLAWLHKNNIQILAATPHTEFEYYAVDLKKGTALVVGTEQYGLTDKWMNAADLKVRIPMLGQADSLNVAAATTILLYEAVRQRRVQ; the protein is encoded by the coding sequence ATGCTTAAACCGCTGCTGATCACCAGTCTTCAAAATCCCCGCGTCAAAGCGGTGGTCGGATTACGGCAACGCTCAGACCGTGACGAACATGGCGAGATGATTATCGAGGGGTATCGCGAACTCAAGCGTGCCTTGGATAATAAACACCTCCCGAAAGCCCTCTTCATCTGTCCCGATTTCTTTATGGGCACCAATGAACCGGCTTTGATCGAACAGTGCCGACAGGCTGGCGCAGAACTTTTTGAATGTACCATGCCTGTTTTTGAAAAGATTTCCTACCGCGACCGGCCAGAAGGATTACTGGCGATCGCCCCGCAGGTTCGCTGGTCGCTCAGTGATCTCGTTTTGCCGGCGAATCCCCTGCTGGTCGTGGCAGAAGCCATCGAAAAACCAGGCAATCTTGGCACAATCCTGCGCTCCGCGGATGCGGCAGGAGTCCATGCGGTTATCATCTGCGACCGCTGCACCGACATCAATAACCCTAATGTCGTTCGAGCCAGCACAGGGACGCTCTTCGCCATCCCTGTCGTGGAAGCCACATCGGACGAGGTGCTCGCCTGGCTTCATAAAAACAATATCCAGATTCTCGCCGCCACCCCTCACACAGAATTCGAATATTACGCCGTGGATCTAAAAAAAGGCACCGCACTCGTGGTGGGGACCGAACAATACGGCCTTACGGATAAGTGGATGAACGCGGCCGACCTGAAAGTCCGGATCCCCATGCTCGGCCAAGCCGACTCCCTCAACGTGGCCGCCGCCACCACCATCCTGCTCTACGAAGCGGTCCGACAACGACGAGTCCAGTAG
- a CDS encoding riboflavin synthase translates to MFTGLIQKVGKLAGKKPRGEGMVFAITHDAWDSPLIQGESVAVQGVCLTVTAIRAGEFSCDVLHETVNKSNLGKKDTGAPLNLERALRADERLGGHIVSGHVDGLGTVMAFDQKGSDWVLEVACDETLLRGIVPKGSIAIDGISLTIAELRPKSFTVHLIPHTLANTSLQALKRGHTVNLETDIIGKYVQRYLERIQPATGVTMEKLHAAFGG, encoded by the coding sequence ATGTTTACCGGTTTGATTCAAAAGGTCGGGAAGTTGGCGGGCAAAAAGCCGCGTGGTGAGGGCATGGTTTTCGCCATTACGCATGACGCTTGGGATTCGCCTTTGATTCAAGGCGAAAGCGTGGCGGTGCAGGGAGTGTGCCTTACAGTGACGGCAATCCGGGCTGGCGAATTCTCCTGCGATGTCCTTCATGAAACCGTGAATAAATCCAATCTTGGAAAAAAAGACACTGGTGCCCCTTTGAACCTCGAGCGCGCTCTGCGTGCCGATGAACGGTTGGGGGGACATATCGTAAGTGGTCATGTGGATGGGTTGGGGACGGTCATGGCCTTTGACCAGAAGGGATCCGACTGGGTCCTTGAGGTTGCCTGTGATGAGACTCTGCTGCGGGGGATTGTTCCGAAAGGTTCCATTGCGATTGATGGCATCAGTCTGACGATTGCTGAGTTGCGACCGAAGTCTTTTACGGTACACCTTATTCCCCATACCTTGGCAAATACCTCGCTCCAAGCCTTGAAACGAGGGCACACCGTCAATCTTGAGACCGACATCATCGGCAAATACGTTCAGCGCTATCTCGAGCGCATTCAGCCCGCAACGGGCGTAACGATGGAGAAGCTTCACGCCGCCTTCGGCGGCTGA
- the ribD gene encoding bifunctional diaminohydroxyphosphoribosylaminopyrimidine deaminase/5-amino-6-(5-phosphoribosylamino)uracil reductase RibD: protein MRFQKKADATWMTEALRLARLGEGLTRPNPPVGAVVVKNNKVIGRGYHRKAGGPHAEVYALRQAGSRAAGATLYVTLEPCSSWGRTPPCTDAILAAGIKRVVCAVSDPNSKHSGKGFTLLRKKGITVERGVGAEEGSEILRPFASTMLRTRPYITVKLATSLDGRIADSTGCSQWISGPEARVQVQGLRRRADAIMVGAGTVMADNPSLMPRPSKGRKPYRVIVDARGKVSSLARVFTDEFAARTILATTKRCSERQRAAYTKCGAEVMVLPASGVGVSLVALMKGLHAKGLMHVVCEGGGVLVGSLLKAGVVDELVLFVAPVMLGAKGLASVGAVNWALAEAPRMNVVESGVVGDDVMIRLRSGVQSCLPV, encoded by the coding sequence ATGAGATTTCAGAAGAAAGCGGACGCAACATGGATGACAGAAGCGCTGCGGCTTGCCCGTCTGGGTGAAGGGCTGACGCGGCCCAATCCCCCTGTGGGTGCAGTGGTGGTCAAGAACAACAAGGTCATCGGGCGTGGTTATCATCGTAAAGCTGGCGGCCCCCATGCTGAAGTCTATGCCCTGCGGCAGGCTGGTTCTCGCGCTGCGGGTGCCACGCTTTATGTGACTTTAGAGCCCTGTTCCTCCTGGGGGCGTACGCCTCCCTGTACTGACGCTATCCTTGCGGCGGGAATCAAGCGCGTGGTCTGTGCCGTGTCCGATCCGAATTCTAAGCACTCTGGAAAAGGATTTACGCTGTTACGCAAGAAAGGCATTACCGTTGAACGTGGTGTAGGCGCGGAAGAGGGATCGGAAATACTGCGACCCTTCGCGTCGACCATGTTGCGAACCAGGCCTTATATAACGGTCAAACTGGCCACTTCGCTGGATGGCCGTATTGCCGATTCCACGGGGTGTTCCCAATGGATATCCGGACCTGAAGCCCGCGTGCAGGTGCAGGGGCTTCGGCGACGGGCGGATGCGATTATGGTAGGTGCTGGCACCGTGATGGCGGATAACCCATCATTAATGCCACGTCCGTCAAAGGGGCGGAAACCCTATCGGGTTATCGTGGATGCCCGGGGCAAGGTTTCATCTCTCGCCCGTGTGTTTACCGATGAGTTTGCGGCCAGAACCATTCTGGCGACCACCAAGCGGTGTTCTGAGCGTCAGCGTGCTGCCTATACTAAGTGTGGGGCAGAGGTGATGGTGCTGCCGGCTTCTGGGGTGGGGGTGTCGTTGGTAGCCTTGATGAAAGGGCTGCATGCCAAGGGGCTGATGCATGTTGTGTGTGAAGGCGGCGGGGTGTTGGTGGGCTCGCTGTTAAAGGCGGGGGTGGTGGATGAACTGGTGTTATTTGTGGCGCCGGTGATGCTCGGGGCGAAGGGCTTGGCATCAGTTGGCGCGGTGAATTGGGCATTGGCAGAGGCCCCGCGTATGAACGTGGTGGAGTCGGGCGTGGTTGGTGATGATGTCATGATCCGCCTAAGGTCAGGAGTACAATCATGTTTACCGGTTTGA
- the ftsY gene encoding signal recognition particle-docking protein FtsY, with protein sequence MKSWLTALARTRDKIAGGLARLIPGLAKADPVALEEWEKLLIQADIAPRLVEEWIARLKRKAGSGDMTHLIEAMLLAALPEQAPYQWSLPGSPKVILITGVNGSGKTTTTAKLGHLVKRQGLSPLLAAADTFRAAGSHQLKLWADRLKLDVVVGAHGADSAAVAFDSVKAAVARKADVVLIDTAGRMHTKQPLMDELQKVQRSIGKALPGAPHENWIVLDATLGNNAVIQARMFKECVDLSGVVVAKLDGSSKAGFVFTLRKELGLPVHFVGLGEGEDDLAPFDSKEFVKSFLGV encoded by the coding sequence ATGAAGTCGTGGTTGACGGCACTCGCACGTACCCGTGACAAGATTGCGGGGGGGCTGGCTCGTTTGATTCCAGGTCTGGCGAAGGCCGATCCCGTTGCTTTGGAGGAGTGGGAAAAATTATTGATTCAGGCGGATATTGCGCCCCGCCTGGTTGAAGAGTGGATTGCCCGGTTGAAGCGTAAGGCGGGCAGCGGGGATATGACTCATTTGATCGAGGCCATGCTGTTGGCTGCTCTGCCTGAACAAGCGCCTTATCAATGGAGCCTTCCGGGTTCTCCCAAAGTTATTTTGATTACCGGTGTGAATGGTTCGGGAAAAACAACCACCACCGCTAAACTTGGTCATCTGGTCAAGCGTCAGGGCCTGTCGCCGCTACTGGCGGCTGCGGATACTTTCCGTGCGGCGGGGTCCCATCAGCTCAAACTCTGGGCGGATCGGCTCAAGCTGGATGTAGTGGTGGGGGCACATGGGGCTGATTCGGCGGCGGTGGCGTTTGACTCCGTTAAAGCTGCAGTGGCCAGGAAGGCAGATGTAGTGTTGATTGATACTGCGGGCCGGATGCATACCAAACAGCCGCTGATGGATGAACTTCAGAAGGTTCAGCGCTCCATCGGCAAAGCGCTCCCCGGTGCGCCTCATGAAAACTGGATTGTCCTGGATGCCACTCTGGGGAACAATGCGGTTATCCAAGCTAGAATGTTCAAGGAATGCGTGGATCTTTCGGGGGTCGTGGTTGCCAAGCTGGATGGGTCTTCAAAAGCTGGATTTGTTTTCACCCTTCGTAAAGAACTTGGGTTGCCGGTCCATTTTGTTGGACTCGGCGAAGGCGAAGATGATCTGGCTCCGTTTGATTCCAAGGAGTTCGTGAAGAGTTTCCTGGGCGTATAG